The nucleotide sequence ATGAAGCAATGTCGCGGTTGTGACTTGCGCGGAGTGGAGTTGGCTGGGAAAGACTTGCAGGGAGCCGATCTACGAGAAGCTGACTTAAGTCAGGCAAATTTGAGTGAGGCAAATCTGGCAGGAATTGATTTGAGTAACGCAACACTGGTCCAGGCTAATATCAGTCTGGCGAATTTGCTCAACGCAAACCTTCAGAATACGGATTTAAGAGGAGCCAATTTAAGTGGCACAACACTGATTCAGGCAAATTTACGTCAGGCTGATCTGAGCTGGAGTACGCTGATTTTTGCCGAACTGACAGGAGCAG is from Leptothermofonsia sichuanensis E412 and encodes:
- a CDS encoding pentapeptide repeat-containing protein encodes the protein MKLRTWVILGLLISASVVLSQWREMRVFWLLTMKQCRGCDLRGVELAGKDLQGADLREADLSQANLSEANLAGIDLSNATLVQANISLANLLNANLQNTDLRGANLSGTTLIQANLRQADLSWSTLIFAELTGADLGGADLRQAEIHGATLVQARLEGAIMPDGLAR